The following DNA comes from Corallococcus exiguus.
CCTGGCGCGTGCGTCCGGAGATGGGGGAGCCGATGACGATGTCGTCCTGGCCGCTCAGCCGCGAGAGCAGCAGATTCATCCCACCCAATAGCGCCATGAACAACGTTACGCCCTGCTTGCGGCACAGCGCTTCCAGCGCCTTGCCCAATGCCGGAGGGAGCGCATGGCGGTACACCGCGCCCCGCGTGGACTGCGCGGCGGGGCGGGGACGGTCCGTGGGCAGCTCCAACGCGGCGGGCGCTCCCGACAACTCACCTCGCCACCATTCCAGTTGCTGCTGGAGGTGCTCGCCCTGGATCCACTGCCGCTGCCACACCGCATGGTCCGCGTACTGCACGGGCAGCGCGGGCAGCACGGGCGTCGTGCCGGCGCGATAGGCCACGTAGAGCGCTTGAAGCTCCCGCTCCATCACCGTGAGCGACCAGCCGTCGCAGCAGATGTGATGCAGCATCAGGAGCAGCACGTGCTCCGCTTCTCCCAGCCGCAAGAGCCGCACACGCACCAGCGGTCCCGCGCCCAGGTCGAAGGGCACGCGCGCCTCCGTCTCCGCGGCTTGTCGCAGGACCTGCTCCCGTTCGGACGCGGGTATCGCCTCCAGCGACTCCACGTGCAGCGGCAGGGACAGCGAGGGCGCGATTCGTTGCACTGGCTGCCCATCCACGATGGCGAAGGTGGTGCGAAGCGCTTCGTGCCGCTCCACCAGCACGGCAAGTGCTCGCTCCAGCGCGGGGACGTCCAACGCTCCGGTGAGCCGCGCGAAGTACGGGACGTTGTAGGAGATGCCCCCGGGCGTGAGCTGCTCGATGAACCACATCCGCTGCTGCCCGAAGGAGAGCGGCAGCAAGGCGTCACGGGGGACGGGCACCACGGGCGGTGCTCGACGACGGGGCCTCGCCGGGGACTTCGGCGCGGAGGCGGAAGGGGAGCCGGGGTGCTCGGTCGTCATGTCTCGCTCAGGGGGGAAAGCGGGGAAGGGGCCGCCCTCGGGGGGCGGCTCGGCTCAAGCGGACTGCTCCTGGCGCAGTTCGTCGCACAGCGTGGCCACGGCCCGGAGCGTGTTGAACAGCTCCGCCATGGACACCTCCACGCCCAATTCGCTCTCGATGCGGTTGGACAGGACCGTGGCCATCAGGGAGTTGCCGCCAATCTCCAGGAAGTGGTCCTCCGGGCGCACGACCTCCACGCCCAGCAACTCCTTCCACCACGCCGCGAGCTTCGCTTCCGTGTCCGTGGGACTGGTGGCTTCTTCAGGGCTCGGGTTCATGGCCGTTCCTCCCGCCCGCTCACGCGGGCTTCAGCCTGTCGCGCAGCAGATACTTGCGCACCTTGCCGGTGGCCGTCTTGGGCATCTCGTCGATGAGGTCCAGGCGGTCCGGCCAGTACTGGTTGGACATGCCCTGCTGCTTGAGATGGTCGCGCAGCTCGTTGAGCGTGGGCGGGGCCTCGCCCTCGCGCACCACGACGACGGCGCACACCCGCTCGCCGCCAATCTTGTCGTCCGAGTGCGCGACGACCGCGACCTCCTTCACCTTCGGGTGCGAGTACAGCGCGGACTCCACCTCCACCACGGGGATCTTGTACCCGTACCGGAAGATGACGTCCTTCAGCCGCCCCACGATGCGGATGCCACCCCGCCCGTCGTCGCGCGCCAGGTCGCCCGTGTCGAACCAGCCCTCCGCGTCCGTCGCCGCGGCGTACACGTCGTCGCGCTTGAAGTAGGTGAGGCACTGGCTGGCGCCTCGCACCATCAGCCGCCCCGTCCCGTCCGGATACGGCGTGCCGTCCTCCGCGAGCGCGGGGACGATCTTCGTCTCCATCCACGCCACCGCGCGCCCGTCGCTCTGGCTGGGCCAGTCCGGTGCATCTTCATGCCGGGTGATGGTGACCGCACCGTTCTCCGTCATGCCCCACAGCGTGTGCAGCCGCACGCCGAACACCTCGCGCACCGCCGCGATGAGGTGCGGCGGCACCGGGATGGAGCCCGTGGCCAGCTGCCGGAGCGAGGAGGTGTTCCGCTGGCGCTTTCGCTGCAACGCGATGAGGTTCATCAGGTACGTGGGAATGCCGTACGTGAACGTGACGCCGTGCTCCTCGAAGAGCTTGAGCGTCAGCTCCGGGTCGCCCACGTCCATGTAGATGGCCGTGGCCCCCAGGAGCATGGGCATCAGGTACGAATACGTGAACCCCGTGGACGCCGTCAGCAGCGACGGCAGCGCCACCACGTCCGTTCCGTCGATGCCCAGCGTGTCGCACAGCGCGCGCGTGATGCCGTAGTTCGTGTTGTGCGAGTGCACCACGCCCTTCGGCTCACCCGTGGTGCCGGACGTATAGAGGATGTTGCACACGTCGTCCGCGGCCGCCGGGGCCACGCCCTCCAGAGACGCTTCCTTCTCCCACTCGCGCTCGATGAAGTGGCGCTCGAAGTCCCGCTCGCCCGCTTGGAGGTCGGTGTTGCTGCCCAGCAGCACCCGGTGGCGCAGCGACGGCAGCACCCCCGCGATGTCGCGCGCCATGTCCCGGTGTGAGTGCCCCGTCCACGACGTGGGCCCCACGTACACGGAGGCCTCCGTGCGCCCGAGGATGAACTCCACCTCGCGCCGCCGGTAGTCCGGCGGAATGGGCGCGATGACCGCTCCCAACCGCGCGCACGCCAGCGCCAGCGCCGTGAAGTGCCACCCGTTGGGCAGCTGCACCGCGACGATGTCCTCGCGCCCCACGCCCAGCTCGCGCAGGCCCAGCGCGAACCGATCCATGTATCGCGCCAGCTCCGCGTACGTCAGCCGCGTGATGTCCTTGGAAAAGTACCGTGCGGCGATGATCGCGGTCTTGTCCGGGTGCGCCTGGACGCAGCGACGCAGATCGTCAACCACCGTGGTGTCACGCCACCAACCCTTTCGGCGGTACTCCGAACCCTTCTCCAATGCCGCTGCGTTATGGAAACGCTGCCCCATGCGAAGGTCTCCTCCGAGTGACGCGAAACCGGGGAATGCCGGGCCTTCCGCGCGTGTAACACCGCGAGATTACCGGGCAAGACGGTTTTTTCTTGTAGGTCTATATCTTAAGAAAATCCGCGTTGACGGCGCATGATGCGATTTCCTAGGGTGTCTCACAACAGCCGGATTCCGGGGCTGTAACAGCGACGCTACGGGCATGACTTTCTCGGCGAATCCAACGACCCCCGGGCTGTCGCGCGACGCGCGGACGCCAGATGAACCCACGGCCTCCGGTGGCCCGGTGGTGCCTGCCCGCACCAGTGACGGGGCTGCGGGCGCCGCGTCGGATGCGGGGCTGGCGTTGCTGCCCCGGCGGGCCCTGCGGATCCGGCGGACCATCGTGCGGCTGGCGGCGACGCCGTCGGGCTGTCACCTGGGCGGCTCGCTGTCGATGGTGGAGATTCTGGTGGCGCTGCTGGGCCGGGTGATGCGCGTGGATCCGCGCGCGCCGAAGTCACCGGAGCGCGACCACCTCATCCTGTCCAAGGGGCACGCGGCGGCGGGGCTCTACGCGGCGCTGGCGGAGTTCGGCTTCGTGGACGTGGAGACGCTGGTGCGCGAGTACAACGCGGACGGCAGCATCTTCACCGGCCACGTGAACGCGGCGGTGCCGGGCGTGGAGTTCGCCACCGGCAGCCTGGGCCATGGGCTGGGGTTGGGTGTGGGGCTGACGCTCGGGCATGTGCTGCGCGGGGAACCCAACCGCACCTTCGTCGTCTGCGGCGACGGAGAGATGGGCGAGGGCTCCAACTGGGAAGCGCTCCAGGTGGCGTCGCACCGCAAGCTCACCGGCCTCACGCTGATCATCGACCGCAACGGCGGACAGAACGACGGCCCCACCGAAGCCATCCTGTCGCAGGAGGCGTTGGTGCAGAGGCTGGACGCGTTCGGCTTCCAGTCGCTGGAGGTGGACGGGCACGACCTGCCCGCATTGGTGGCGGCGCTGGAGGCGCCCGTCGTGGGCGGACGTCCGCGCGCCATCGTCGCGCGGACGCGCAAGGGCGCGGGTGTGCCGATGCTCAAGGGCAAGGGGCCGCACTACGCGGTGTTCTCGCCGGAGCACCTGCGCCGGGCGCTCGCGTCGCTGGGGGAGGACGGCCAGTGAGCGCGTCGCTCGAGTCGACGGTGGACCTGGCCTGGGCGCCGGAGGCGTGGCTCGCCGCGCACCCGGAGCTGTCCAGCCGGCTGGTGTTCCGGCATGCGGCGGCGCGCTTCGCGGAGGAGGACGCGCGCGTCGTCTTCCTGGAGGCGGACCTGGGCGGCGGAGGCGATCCGTTCGAGGCGCGCCACCCCCAGCGCTACTTCAACCTGGGCATCTGCGAGGCCACCATGCTGGACATGGCGTGTGGCCTGGCGCACGGCGGACACACCGTCATCGCGCACAGCTTCGCGGCGTTCGGCGTGATGCGCGCGTGCGAGCAGGTGCGGCTGAACCTGGCCTATGCGCGCGCCAACGTGAAGCTGGTGTGCGACTACGGCGGTGTGGCGGGCGCCTTCTTCGGTCCCACGCACCACGCCATCGAAGACCTGGCCGTGCTGCGCGCGATGCCCAACCTCACCGTGGTGTCGCCCGCGGACGGCCTGGAGACGGTGCACGCCACGCGCGCGATGCTCCAGCACGACGGACCGGTGTACCTGCGGCTGGGCCGCAACCGCGTCACCCGGCTGGACATCCCGCGCCCGCCGTTCGAACTGGGCCGCGCCGCGCTCCTGCGCGAGGGCGACGACGTGGGGTTGCTCGCGCACGGTGAGGTGGGCGTGTCCGTGGCGCTGGATGCCGCGAAGCTCCTGGATGCACAAGGTGTCTCCGCGCGCGTGCTCAACGTGCACACGCTGAAGCCGCTGGACGAGGAGGCGGTGCGCGAGACGGCGGCGCGCACGCGGCTCCTGGTGACCGTGGAGGAGCACAACGTGCTGGGCGGACTGGGCAGCGCGGTGTGCGAGACCGTGTGCTCGCTGGATTTGCAGCGGCGCGTGCTGCGCGTGGGCTTGCAGGACCGGTACGACTCGCGCGCCGGTTCGCACGAAGCGTTGCTCAAGGGCCATGGGCTGGAGGGCGGGCAGGTGGCCGAGCGCATCATGGGAGTGCTCCCAAGAACCCCGGTGTTTGCCGTGGAATCCGCAACGAGGAGGGACTGACATGCAGGTCCAGAACCCGAACCCGATGACGCAGTCCGTGCCGCCGGAGCAGTGCCCGCTGTGCGCGCAGCCGGTGCCGGGCGGCAACCGGATGGTGGGCGAGGTGCTCTCCTGTGGCGGCTGTTCCGCCGAGCTGGAGGTGGTGAGCGTCAACCCGCTGCGGCTCGAGGAAGCTCCCGAGGTCGAGGAAGACTGGGGGGAGTAGCCCCGCGCCATGCGCAAGGTCGACCTCGTCTATACGCGCGTGCGCACCGAGGAGAAGCTCCTCCTCGAGGCGCTGCGCAGGCGCGACTGCGCCGTCAACCTGGTGCAGGACTCCGGGATGGTGCTGTCCATGGACCGGCAGCGCGTCACCGAGGCCGACACCGTGTTGATGCGCAGCATGTCCTTCACGCGTGCGCGCTACCTGGCCACGTTCCTGGAGATGAAGGGGCTGCGCGTGCTCAACAGCGCGAGGACCATTTCCTTGTGTGGGGACAAGGCGCTCACCAGCGCCGCGCTGGCCGCGAAGGGCGTGCCCATGCCGTGGTCCTTCGTGGCCTTCGACGAGGACGCGTGCCTGGAGGCGATTGAGAAGAAGGGCTACCCGGTGGTGACCAAGCCCGTGCTGGGCAGCTGGGGCCGGATGGTGGCCCGGTTGGATTCGCGCTCCGCGGCGGAAGGCGTGCTGTCCACGCGCTTCGGCACCGGCGGCGCGCAGGACCACGTGGCGCTGGTGCAGGAGTACGTGGACAAGCCGGGCTACGACCTGCGCGTCTACGTCATCGGCCGCGCGGTGGGGGGCCTCAGGCGGCGCTCAGAGCATTGGATCACCAACACCGCGCGAGGCGCCGTGCCGGAGCGCTACGAGGTGCCGGTGGTGCACGCGAAGCTGGCGGAGGCCGCGGCGGAGGCAGTGGGCGGGGACATGGTGGCGGTGGACCTGCTGGAGACGCGCGGCGGCGACATCTACGTCAACGAAATCAACCACTGCGTGGAGTTCGCGCGCAGCATCGACGAGACGGGCGTCCCGCTGCCGGACCTCATCGCGGAGTACGTCGCGTCCGGAGCCGGAGGAGCCCGGCGATGAGCGTGCGCGTGGCGGTGCTGGGAGCCGCAGGCTACACCGGCGGCGAGGTGCTGCGCCTGTTGCTCGCGCACCCGGCCGTGGAGGTGGTGCAGGCCACCTCCGGCCAGTTCGCCGGCAAGCGCCTGGACTTCCCGCATCCGCACCTGCGCGGAGTGGGGACGCTGCGCTACACGCCGCACGACGCGCTGGAGCCCTGCGACGTGCTGGTGAGCTGCATGCCTCAAGGCGAGCTGCTCCAGCGCTGGCCGAAGGTGTCGCAGCTGGCGGAGCGGGTGGTGGACCTGAGCGCGGACTTCCGCCTGGACGCCGCGGGGCACGCGCGCTGGTATGGCAAGCACCCGCGCCCGGATGACGTGCCCGCGTTCGTCTACGGGCTTCCGGAGTGGATGGGCGAGGCGCTGACGAACGCGCGCCACGTCGCGGTGCCCGGCTGCATGGCGCACGCGGGACTCCTGGCGCTGCTGCCGCTGCTGCACGCGGGGCTCGTGCGTCCGGATGTGCTGGTGGTGGACGCGAAGACGGGTTCGTCTGGAGGCGGCTCGACGCCAGACCGCTCCTCGCACCACCCGGAGCGGGCGAACGCGCTGCGCTGCTACAAGCCGGTGGGCCACCGGCACACGGGCGAGTTGGAGGGCGTGGTGGCGCGCGTCACCGGACAGCAGCCCACCATCCACTTCAGCGCCACGGCGGTGCCAGGAGTGCGCGGCATCCTCGCGACGGTGCACGCGTTCGCGGCGCGACCGGTGGAGGAGTCGGAGGTGGTGCGCGCCATCGCCACGCGCTACCGCGAGAAGCCCTTCGTGCGGCTGCTGCGCCCCAGTGCGTCGCTCTCTCCGTTCCCGGAGCCCGGGCCGCTCCTGGGCACGAACCACTGTGACTTGTCGGTGGACGTGGACGCGGAGCGGGGCCGCATCGTGGTGAACGCGGCCATCGACAACCTGGTGAAAGGTGCCGCCGGCACGGCGGTGCATGCGCTGAACCTGATGCTGGGCCGCCCGGAGACGGAAGGGCTGGGCTTCCGCGGCTTGCATCCGCTCTAGACCGCTGTCTGACTCCCGCTTTTTGACTCCGAGGAGCCTCACCCCATGAGCATCCTGAGCACGAAATCGAAGGCGGACGCGACGCTGTCCCCCGGCGCGGCGTTCGCGGCGGCGGTCCAGAAGCACGGTACGCAGGCGCACGTGGACTACGACAACTCCATCGTGGACGCGTTCCCCGGCTTCAAGCGGCGTCCGCGCATCGCGGTGCGCGGCATGTTCAAGACGGCCAAGGCCGAGCGCGATCCGGTGCCCTTCTGGTACGAGACGCACCCCCAGGCGAAGCCCACCGGGCCGGTGCAGGACGTGGACCTGCGCCCGGAAGCGGGCTTCGAGTTCCACCAGGACACGCAGGCGCTCAAGCCCACGCGCGCGTGGATTCAAGTGCCGCGCAACCTGCTGGAGGATTCCCAGTCGCTGGCGCAGTTCATCGACTTCCGGCTGCTGGTGCGGCTGAACACGGCGGAGAACCAGGCGC
Coding sequences within:
- the lysW gene encoding lysine biosynthesis protein LysW: MQVQNPNPMTQSVPPEQCPLCAQPVPGGNRMVGEVLSCGGCSAELEVVSVNPLRLEEAPEVEEDWGE
- a CDS encoding RimK family alpha-L-glutamate ligase; the encoded protein is MRKVDLVYTRVRTEEKLLLEALRRRDCAVNLVQDSGMVLSMDRQRVTEADTVLMRSMSFTRARYLATFLEMKGLRVLNSARTISLCGDKALTSAALAAKGVPMPWSFVAFDEDACLEAIEKKGYPVVTKPVLGSWGRMVARLDSRSAAEGVLSTRFGTGGAQDHVALVQEYVDKPGYDLRVYVIGRAVGGLRRRSEHWITNTARGAVPERYEVPVVHAKLAEAAAEAVGGDMVAVDLLETRGGDIYVNEINHCVEFARSIDETGVPLPDLIAEYVASGAGGARR
- a CDS encoding phosphopantetheine-binding protein, with product MNPSPEEATSPTDTEAKLAAWWKELLGVEVVRPEDHFLEIGGNSLMATVLSNRIESELGVEVSMAELFNTLRAVATLCDELRQEQSA
- the argC gene encoding N-acetyl-gamma-glutamyl-phosphate reductase — protein: MSVRVAVLGAAGYTGGEVLRLLLAHPAVEVVQATSGQFAGKRLDFPHPHLRGVGTLRYTPHDALEPCDVLVSCMPQGELLQRWPKVSQLAERVVDLSADFRLDAAGHARWYGKHPRPDDVPAFVYGLPEWMGEALTNARHVAVPGCMAHAGLLALLPLLHAGLVRPDVLVVDAKTGSSGGGSTPDRSSHHPERANALRCYKPVGHRHTGELEGVVARVTGQQPTIHFSATAVPGVRGILATVHAFAARPVEESEVVRAIATRYREKPFVRLLRPSASLSPFPEPGPLLGTNHCDLSVDVDAERGRIVVNAAIDNLVKGAAGTAVHALNLMLGRPETEGLGFRGLHPL
- a CDS encoding AMP-binding protein; this translates as MGQRFHNAAALEKGSEYRRKGWWRDTTVVDDLRRCVQAHPDKTAIIAARYFSKDITRLTYAELARYMDRFALGLRELGVGREDIVAVQLPNGWHFTALALACARLGAVIAPIPPDYRRREVEFILGRTEASVYVGPTSWTGHSHRDMARDIAGVLPSLRHRVLLGSNTDLQAGERDFERHFIEREWEKEASLEGVAPAAADDVCNILYTSGTTGEPKGVVHSHNTNYGITRALCDTLGIDGTDVVALPSLLTASTGFTYSYLMPMLLGATAIYMDVGDPELTLKLFEEHGVTFTYGIPTYLMNLIALQRKRQRNTSSLRQLATGSIPVPPHLIAAVREVFGVRLHTLWGMTENGAVTITRHEDAPDWPSQSDGRAVAWMETKIVPALAEDGTPYPDGTGRLMVRGASQCLTYFKRDDVYAAATDAEGWFDTGDLARDDGRGGIRIVGRLKDVIFRYGYKIPVVEVESALYSHPKVKEVAVVAHSDDKIGGERVCAVVVVREGEAPPTLNELRDHLKQQGMSNQYWPDRLDLIDEMPKTATGKVRKYLLRDRLKPA
- a CDS encoding thiamine pyrophosphate-dependent enzyme, which translates into the protein MTFSANPTTPGLSRDARTPDEPTASGGPVVPARTSDGAAGAASDAGLALLPRRALRIRRTIVRLAATPSGCHLGGSLSMVEILVALLGRVMRVDPRAPKSPERDHLILSKGHAAAGLYAALAEFGFVDVETLVREYNADGSIFTGHVNAAVPGVEFATGSLGHGLGLGVGLTLGHVLRGEPNRTFVVCGDGEMGEGSNWEALQVASHRKLTGLTLIIDRNGGQNDGPTEAILSQEALVQRLDAFGFQSLEVDGHDLPALVAALEAPVVGGRPRAIVARTRKGAGVPMLKGKGPHYAVFSPEHLRRALASLGEDGQ
- a CDS encoding transketolase family protein, whose product is MSASLESTVDLAWAPEAWLAAHPELSSRLVFRHAAARFAEEDARVVFLEADLGGGGDPFEARHPQRYFNLGICEATMLDMACGLAHGGHTVIAHSFAAFGVMRACEQVRLNLAYARANVKLVCDYGGVAGAFFGPTHHAIEDLAVLRAMPNLTVVSPADGLETVHATRAMLQHDGPVYLRLGRNRVTRLDIPRPPFELGRAALLREGDDVGLLAHGEVGVSVALDAAKLLDAQGVSARVLNVHTLKPLDEEAVRETAARTRLLVTVEEHNVLGGLGSAVCETVCSLDLQRRVLRVGLQDRYDSRAGSHEALLKGHGLEGGQVAERIMGVLPRTPVFAVESATRRD